The following are from one region of the Rhipicephalus microplus isolate Deutch F79 chromosome 1, USDA_Rmic, whole genome shotgun sequence genome:
- the LOC119186707 gene encoding uncharacterized protein LOC119186707 → MATTACVAAQLPRTSALLRWWLKNGTALCPCIRPLFFLGQRALSEGTPAGNAASNYSCPAPPWKPHSPKIRNSRHELRPTYERVARDPPFEKHLSRSSAMVLACWTAHSKSSASPLSRAASHCSAR, encoded by the exons ATGGCAACCACAGCCTGTGTCGCTGCCCAACTGCCTCGCACGTCGGCACTGCTGCGGTGGTGGCTAAAAAACGGCACAGCTCTTTGCCCTTGTATTCGTCCTCTGTTCTTTCTGGGTCAACGAGCTTTGTCAGAGGGCACCCCCGCCGGGAACGCCGCCTCGAACTACTCGTGTCCTGCGCCGCCGTGGAAGCCACACTCCCCAAAAATACGCAATTCTCGTCACGAGCTCAGGCCGACGTACGAAAGG GTTGCCAGAGATCCACCGTTCGAGAAACATCTTTCGAGGTCCTCGGCGATGGTCCTGGCTTGCTGGACGGCCCACTCTAAGTCTTCGGCATCCCCGCTCAGCAGGGCGGCTTCCCATTGCTCAGCAAG GTAA